The genomic DNA GCTGATCCGCGCGCATTTGCCGGCTGGCTGGGACGCGCCATAGCAAGGCGCGGGAGTGCTGCGCGCGCCTTAGGCGGGCTCATCCTAGGGGTATTCCCTCGAATCGAGGGATTTTTTCCGTCCCTGTTTTGTTTTTTATTGATGAAATATAGATAAATTATTAGTATTTCGCGCAGATAAACTTGTTGCGCGGCCCTTATGACCTCCACGTTGATCGCCTCGTCGGCCCACCTGGCCGGCGGCAGCGCGCCGGACCTGTCCGAAGTCGAATTCGGCCTGATGATCGCCAGCCACGCCTTCGATCGCTGGACCGTGCGCTGCATGGCGGCGGCGGGCCTGCCCGACCTGACGCCCACCGACGTCATGGTGTTCCACCACGTGTTCCACCGCCAGCGCCCCAAGAAGCTGGCCGACATCTGCTTCACGCTGAATGTCGAGGACACGCACATCGTCAACTACGCGCTGAAAAAGCTCGACCGCCTGGGCGTGGTCAAGGGCGAGCGCGCCAGCAAGGAAGTGTTCTACAGCGTCACGCCCGAGGGCGCGGCCATCATCAAGCGCTACGGCGAAATCCGCGAGCAATGCCTGACCGCCGGCCTCGACGCGCCGGGGGGCGGCGGCCTGGAATTCAGCCGCCAGCTGGCGCACACGCTGCGCGCCCTGTCCGGCCTGTACGACCAGGCCGCGCGCGCCGCGACCTCCCTGTAAACCGATACGCGGGGCAGCGCCCCGTACCGCAACCCGCACGCCGCGGCCGGCAGCG from Achromobacter xylosoxidans includes the following:
- a CDS encoding winged helix DNA-binding protein gives rise to the protein MTSTLIASSAHLAGGSAPDLSEVEFGLMIASHAFDRWTVRCMAAAGLPDLTPTDVMVFHHVFHRQRPKKLADICFTLNVEDTHIVNYALKKLDRLGVVKGERASKEVFYSVTPEGAAIIKRYGEIREQCLTAGLDAPGGGGLEFSRQLAHTLRALSGLYDQAARAATSL